The Hymenobacter sp. 5317J-9 genome has a window encoding:
- a CDS encoding BamA/TamA family outer membrane protein, translated as MLGVLLLFLQTLLGAPAPADTLPHALRPTIAPADTLVRVMPCPDADRAAVGTILFLGNAVTKERILRVELDFHEGDTLAVADIAARLEANRSRLFNLQLFHAVVVQASCSGGKWLIVFGLQERWYLFPVPILSLADRNLRSWLDRADRWKRVDYGVHLVRSNFRGRNEQIMANLQLGFNRKYELFYEAPGLGHNRRLGFGAGASYYQSHALDYITRGDRLVPFRADDNFPIQRLYFTGGLRFRHTVQFLTALDVSYHRERISDSIQHRNPTYYLGRTQREYLDVAFTTTRNQRNTFAYPLTGRYAQLSVSHRVFLGRTAPSVTTVHATYSRYLALGHRFYYSVGLSGQARFAEKLAYADVRALGYTDLVRGYDEYVIDGRHYGLLQQGLSYQLLQPRNIQLGSIDNPKINSIPLALYLNIFTDAGYVAAPSPLPQNGLPNRLLSAVGLGLHLVTYYDRVFTAEYTLNGLGQTGYFFRAEFPI; from the coding sequence GTGCTCGGAGTTCTCTTACTTTTTCTGCAGACGCTGCTCGGCGCCCCGGCTCCGGCCGATACGCTGCCCCACGCGCTGCGGCCCACCATTGCGCCCGCCGATACGCTGGTGCGCGTTATGCCCTGCCCCGACGCGGACCGGGCAGCGGTTGGCACCATTCTATTCCTGGGCAACGCCGTCACCAAAGAGCGGATTTTGCGCGTTGAGCTTGACTTTCACGAAGGCGACACATTGGCCGTGGCCGATATCGCCGCCCGCCTCGAAGCTAACCGGAGTCGCCTTTTTAATCTCCAGCTTTTCCACGCCGTGGTGGTGCAGGCCAGCTGCTCCGGCGGCAAATGGCTTATTGTGTTTGGCCTGCAGGAGCGGTGGTACCTGTTTCCGGTGCCCATTCTTTCGCTGGCTGACCGCAATCTGCGCTCTTGGCTCGACCGTGCCGACCGCTGGAAGCGCGTCGACTACGGTGTACACCTGGTGCGCAGCAACTTTCGCGGCCGCAACGAGCAGATTATGGCCAACCTGCAGTTGGGCTTCAACCGCAAGTACGAGCTGTTTTACGAGGCTCCCGGTCTGGGCCACAACCGGCGCTTGGGCTTTGGCGCGGGCGCTTCCTACTATCAGAGCCACGCCCTCGATTACATCACGCGCGGCGACCGCCTCGTGCCCTTTCGGGCAGATGACAACTTTCCCATTCAGCGGCTCTACTTCACGGGCGGCCTGCGCTTCCGGCACACCGTACAGTTCCTCACGGCGCTCGACGTCTCCTACCACCGCGAGCGAATCAGCGACTCCATCCAGCACCGCAACCCCACGTACTACTTGGGCCGCACGCAACGCGAGTACCTCGATGTTGCTTTTACCACCACCCGCAACCAGCGAAACACGTTTGCCTATCCCCTCACCGGCAGGTATGCGCAGTTGAGCGTGTCGCACCGGGTTTTCCTGGGCCGCACGGCGCCCAGCGTCACCACCGTGCACGCCACGTACTCGCGCTACTTGGCGCTGGGGCATCGGTTCTATTACAGTGTTGGGCTGAGCGGCCAGGCGCGTTTCGCCGAAAAGCTGGCCTACGCCGACGTGCGGGCCCTGGGCTACACCGACCTGGTACGGGGCTACGACGAGTACGTCATCGACGGCCGCCACTACGGCCTGTTGCAACAGGGGCTGTCATACCAGCTGTTGCAGCCCCGCAACATTCAACTGGGCTCCATCGACAACCCCAAAATCAACAGCATTCCGCTGGCGCTCTACCTCAATATTTTTACCGACGCCGGCTACGTGGCCGCGCCCAGCCCGCTGCCGCAAAACGGCCTTCCCAATCGCCTGCTCAGCGCCGTGGGCCTCGGCTTGCACCTTGTCACCTACTACGACCGGGTGTTTACGGCCGAGTATACTCTGAACGGCCTGGGGCAAACCGGGTACTTTTTTCGCGCCGAATTCCCCATTTAA
- a CDS encoding alpha/beta hydrolase: protein MELRHQHQHGYEYVDEGQGPVLLLLHGLFGALSNWQDVVMEFSADHRVIIPLLPIYDMPLTQAGVPGLVAYVEGFVKALALPPTFTVLGNSLGGHIALVYTLNNKARVSRLVLTGSSGLFEDSMGGSFPKRGNYAYVQERVGYTFYDPSVATQELVDEVFNVTNSNAKCLRIIAIARSAQRHNLSKELTKIEVPTLLVWGLNDTITPPPVAHEFARLLPHAELRFLDHCCHAPMMERPAGFNRYLRRFLRTTETAPAVAA from the coding sequence ATGGAATTGCGCCACCAGCACCAGCACGGGTACGAATACGTGGACGAAGGCCAGGGCCCCGTCCTGCTGCTGCTGCACGGCCTCTTCGGTGCCCTCAGCAACTGGCAGGACGTCGTTATGGAGTTTTCGGCCGACCACCGCGTCATCATCCCGCTGCTGCCGATATACGACATGCCCCTCACCCAGGCCGGCGTGCCGGGCCTGGTGGCCTACGTTGAAGGCTTTGTGAAAGCGCTGGCCCTGCCTCCCACGTTCACCGTACTCGGCAACTCGCTCGGCGGCCACATCGCCCTGGTCTATACCCTCAACAACAAGGCCCGGGTCAGCCGGCTGGTGCTCACGGGCAGCAGCGGCTTGTTTGAGGACAGCATGGGCGGCTCCTTTCCCAAGCGCGGCAACTACGCCTACGTGCAGGAGCGAGTCGGCTACACGTTCTACGACCCCAGCGTGGCCACCCAGGAACTGGTTGATGAGGTGTTCAACGTCACGAATTCCAACGCCAAGTGCCTGCGCATCATCGCCATCGCGCGCTCTGCCCAGCGCCACAACCTGAGCAAGGAACTGACTAAAATCGAGGTGCCCACTCTGTTGGTATGGGGGCTGAATGACACCATCACGCCGCCGCCGGTGGCCCATGAGTTCGCTCGCCTGCTGCCCCACGCCGAACTGCGCTTCCTCGACCACTGCTGCCACGCCCCTATGATGGAGCGCCCCGCCGGGTTCAACCGCTACCTGCGCCGGTTTTTGCGTACTACCGAAACAGCCCCTGCGGTAGCTGCCTAA
- a CDS encoding CBS domain-containing protein, with protein sequence MPALLAEDLLNEMIPPLKGTDSAGKAARWLDEFHVAQLPVLDNRHYRGLVTESDLADFDDPETLLSELPLGFADAYVRPDQHFYRVMELAIENKIQLVPVVDERHEYAGVVTIADALAAFGQQPAGGQGGIIVLTMEERDYSLTQISRYVEENNAKVISALVAQDEVDPNRIRLTLKLNTDNLTRITATLERFGYVVTAQFSGSAPANEDEQERFDALLRYLSV encoded by the coding sequence ATGCCTGCCCTGCTCGCCGAGGATTTACTCAACGAAATGATTCCGCCCCTGAAAGGCACCGATTCGGCGGGCAAAGCGGCTCGCTGGCTCGATGAGTTTCACGTGGCCCAACTGCCCGTGCTCGACAATCGCCACTATCGCGGCCTCGTTACCGAGTCGGACCTGGCCGATTTCGACGACCCCGAAACCCTACTGTCGGAGTTGCCCCTGGGCTTCGCCGACGCTTACGTGCGCCCCGACCAGCACTTTTATCGGGTAATGGAGCTGGCCATTGAAAATAAAATCCAGCTGGTGCCCGTGGTAGATGAGCGGCACGAGTACGCCGGCGTTGTCACCATTGCCGATGCCCTGGCGGCGTTTGGCCAGCAGCCGGCCGGCGGTCAGGGCGGCATCATTGTCCTCACCATGGAAGAGCGGGATTATTCGCTCACCCAAATCAGCCGCTACGTCGAGGAAAACAACGCCAAAGTCATCAGCGCACTGGTGGCCCAGGATGAAGTCGACCCCAATCGCATTCGCCTCACGCTCAAGCTAAACACCGACAACCTGACCCGCATCACGGCCACGCTCGAGCGGTTTGGTTACGTGGTGACGGCCCAGTTCAGCGGCAGCGCCCCGGCCAACGAAGACGAGCAGGAGCGCTTCGATGCCCTCTTGCGCTACCTGAGCGTGTAA